The sequence GAAATTGAATGCTGAAATCCCAGAAATGTGTGGGGCCAGAGAGCTCCTTGCCCAGACTTCATAACAACGGGAAGACAGGCGAGGGAGCTAACTAGAACTGTATCAGCGTTCAGTGTTCGCTGTTGTACAATGTTCGAGACGCTGAATTCTAGTGTTCAAATGAGAGTCTTTGGTGAAGTCCTCTTTTGCATGCATGGCTCTGTAAATCTTTaccgggggtggagggaagggggagggcatTAACAGAGAACTAAAGGAGTCTATGCAGGGAATTTTGTCAGGAGTTTGGGATTTAATTTCTTTAAGGAAATCAGGTCTGTAATTGTTTTGTGcttttatgtttcttttaaacttttttcccttccttgtgAAATCACTTTCATTCCCCCCTCTGAGACGCTTGAAAAACGAGGACCCTTGCACTTCAGGAAAAAGTGTTTCTGCCTGCCAGCTCCAACGCTTGGTGTGTTTCCCCGATGGGTTTTCATGTAAGGGTAAAGTTGACGTCGTGCTCAGCCAAAATGGTTCGAATGCGCCAGGGCtggaaatgttccattttggggTAAGTCGCAGTTTGCAGGCTATTCTTTGTCTTCCGAAAACATACACACTTCGGTCGACCTCGGATCTGCCTGACGCAGACTCACTTAAGCCAATTCTCTCCTAAAAGCCACTGGAATAGGGATGCAATTAGGGTGGGTGCAACAATTCTGCATTTCCCACCTATCCAGTCCTGATCTAGATCTGCAGCCCCAGGAGGACTTTATAGATGAAGGGTTCCAGAAAatgcctccacccccagcccccgagGCTGCTCCCAGCCTCCGCCACCCTCATTCGCTCAATGGCAATTGTTTGGAGACGTGGTTACTAAACGCGTGGCAGTGATGCAGAGATGCAGAGCCCTTAGCAGCATTGAACAGGCAAGTGCAGAGAGGAAGAGCCCGCAGTTTGGGCGACTGCCTTTGCTACTCACTGAGGACCAGCAGTCTCTTAGGAAGGAGGAATATTTTTAGCCACCCTCTCATAATCACGGGTATAGATCAAGGCGGAGAACTGAATCAAAGACAAACAAAGAGCCGGGTAACGTACTTAAGTGACACATCCAAGTAGCGGTCCTTTATATATGGATGCATTCACTGGGCTTCCAGCAGTGGTTAGCAAGATGCATGGGGGAAATACCTTAACGGAATATTTAAAAGCTTCCAGTGAAATCGAGCGTGCGCCTCCCCCTACGTGCCTTAGACATTCAGGGAGGCCCTGCGGCCCAAGCTGATCCTTGGCCCCTCTCgcgttgtgtgtgtgtttaagaaaAGCAGAGCGGTTGGGGCACCGTTTTAATCTCATCTGTGCCTCAgcgtctctgctccaaagagcagcACGCGTCTCTCACCCTGTATTAAACTCACTTTTGCTTTCGGGCACAGGCTCGCTTGACCGCCTTAGGTTGCCTGATCCAAGTGTCAAACCTCCTCCGGCCAAGGGAGCGGGATTGTGCCCGAGACATCTCTGCTCTGAAATCTACAAGGTAAGGGGGCAGGCCACGGTGTGTAATATTTCAGTGCTGCAGGaagggacccccccaccctcacccccaacaCCCGGATCCTAATGTGTTCCTCGGGCTCCAAGGAGCTGAaactgggcccgatcctgcactcCTCGCTCCGGCGCTGGTCCCTCCGCGGCCATGGGGAGTTTCCTGCAACTTGATCTCAAGCGACACCTGCCTTTATCGATCCGTGACCTTCCCAGCGGCGGTGGGACCCCCGGGGGCCTCACAGAAAGCGGCGGAGGAGccgggtggggctggggacctGCTTTCTGGCTGGCCAGGGACCAGACCGCTTGAGAGCGGGCTTTGCCCCGGCACAGAACAGGGCTGGTGCcgctgggacccccccccccccccgccccggcctctGGCGCTAGGGCCACGCCGTGGGTCGGCGCTTTGGAGGGTTGCCCCCCAGCGCCGCGGGCCCCCAGGGAAGATCACCCACCACCGGCAAAGCCAGGCTGGGCTCCTCTGGGGAGCCGGAGCTGCGCCCTGGTCTCCAGCCCGGTTGGCTTTTCGCCTCGCACAGCGCAGCGGAGGAAGCAGCGCCGGGCTGGGGGGGATGCGTGGGGGACGGGAGCGATCTGTGCCGCGAGAAAGCGGACTCAGCAGTTCCCGGGCAGCGCTTTCTCCGCCCCATCCCTTTCTTCCCGTTCCCCTCCGGAGAGTAACCCGCCCCCCGCTGACCAGACTCACCGCAGCCCGAGCCGAGTCACCACGCTGCCCCCTGCTGACCGTCCCGAGCTACTACTCGTCCCCCGGCCCTTTCTCAGCCTTGGCGCTCCCGGCGTGTGCGGCTGCGGGGCTCTCCACTGGGGCGGTGGAATTCCCTGCAGAGAAGGGGAAGCCGCACTGGAGAAACTCCCTCCTGCCCACGGACTTTGAAGCATTCATTCAATTTGTCCTGCCAGGCCCACCGCTATTAACGTTTATGATACtttttaaatcaaactttttttttggggggggggggggtggaaggaaaGCTGCAACAATAGCCCAAACTGCAGCAGGCAGATGGATGATATAACTGTGCAGGCATCCACTAGGGCCCAGCTAGAAAGCGTTCAGGGGTTTTAAAGCTGTTTACTATTCAGGAAATTTGGTAATTATTCCCCCCCTCCATGAAGTGGCATTACCCTTTCCCTTTTGATATTAGATCCCCAGTGGAGGCCCTCCCTTTCAAGCTGCCAGGAGAGAGGAAAGATGAAGGGGCTGCAATAGTGCAGGGCCATGCACGTTTCTTTTAGGCCAGCTGAGCCCTTGGAGCAGAGAGCAAGAAAAGAAAGGTAGGAAGGCCCGGCCTGTAGGTTTCTGAAAGACACAAAGGCATAATGCTTTCATTGGTTTCCTTATTTATTATGCAGGACTGAAATGTCTGTCCCCTGGCATGTTTCATTGTTTGTCTATGCCATGCACTCCACTAGCAGAGTGTCAGGTTGAAATGCTACACCTCTAGGTTGATAGTTTacctctggtttcagagtagcagccgtgttagtcagtattcgcaaaaagaaaaggagtactagtggcaccttagagactaaccaatttaggaAAGcttattagcctcattttacagctgaggaaactgaggcacagagggctaaagtaacttgcccaaggtcacacaggaaacatATGCAAAGCCAGGTCTTCAGACTCCTATTCCTGTGCTTTCACAAGATCAGACTTCCTCCCTCCAGAATACAATCCAATTCAAGGAGCAGGGAACCATGGCATGTAATAAAGAGCCATTATACACCATGGATAAAACTCTGCCCTTACACTAATGCAGTTGTTTTCTGTGCAGTTGCAGGAGTGTATCCTGAAGGGAGAATTTGCTCTTTATTTACTACAATTTATCAGACTTTTCTTTTGCTCCAGGCCCTATGGAGATTTTGTTAAAAAACACATCAAATGTCCCAGTATCCATAAAATCTCCCCAGTCCACTCAGAATCCTGAGTGGCAGCCCACACATCAGCCACTAAAACTTTCTCCTAAATCACAAAGACATTGCCACTTCAGCTAACCTCTTCCCTCAAAAGCAGCTTGAGAGTAGTTAGGTTTAGGAGCCAAAGCTCAGctaggttaaaaataaataaaaaggtggtTCTTTGACCATCAAACTTGTCAGTGTGTGATACCAGCAAGATGTGTGACAAATGAGCACGTTGACTGCTATTGTATCTTGTGTGTTACGCTGTAACTgacagattgattttttttaactataaagCCTATTTAAAGGATATTATTTCACTGTGTGAATTAAATTAAtcattaacaaacatacaagcaAACAAACCAACCTACCCCAGAAAAACAAGCCTATCTTTTGTGAAACCACACCCCACACCCAACAACAGAATCCAAATCCTGGACCTCTAAATCCGCATCACAGATTGCTGAACTAGTTGAGCTACTGGGGAAATTGCTAGCCTTATGCCGACCAAATATTACAGGGAGATTTGACATACACTTTCCAGTGGGTTACACAACTCTTTGATGACAGCAGAAGCACACTGGAGATCAAGAATCCCAGGTTCTATCCTTAGTTGCGGGCAGGGAGCGTGGTGGAGTGGTTACAGATAGGATAACTACAGCACATAGATTTGGTTCATGCAGTATGAAAGGAAGCATGGATAACCTGATGAAGTTTAGCTCTGCTGTATTAGCAAGCAGCGGTTCAACTTTCAGTCGGTTTGAAATGACATCATACAATTTTGTTGCAAACCTATATGTAAAATAGAGAATGGACTAATATTTGACTGCCTTCTAGGGTTGGGGCATAAAGCTTTGTTCAGTGATAGGGGCTAGGAAGTATGCTGAAGCATAAACAGCAGTCACTAGAACTGAAACCACAACTCATGGCTCCTAGCTCAGTAAATGTTCCTTTATATATTACGGTAGTTTAATGAAAAGACTCTCTTACAACAAGCAGCCTGATAGTTCCACTGTGGAACATTCTGCACAATCTGGTACAGTCGAGCACTCTCTGTAGCATTCGCCAGCTTCGTCCATGGAAATGAATCCCATTCACAGTAGACTGGGCAAACATTCATAATAGGCtcttcctttgtgtgtgtgtactttggtcagcagtgaaatagtaAATAATGTTGACAGTtaacattaggtttcagagtaaacaAACCTATTGAGATAAATGGGACAGTTCATACTTCCTTCctggttatttttttaatccatgtGTGGATTAAACTACATTGGTTATATATGCTGCACATCTGGCCTGTGCTAGGGTGGAAATCATACTTAATGATTTCTCTTCTGAACTTGGCATGTGTGAAATATAAAATACCTACCTCcagcccccaaacaaacaaaaaaaaaaccccagatttTTATCATACTTCTAGGTTgtcccaaagaaaataaaatgatcaaCATGTTCTATAAAAATGTGGTAAAGGTGTAAAATTTgtttaaggaaagaaaaataaaataaagaaataaaaaggaaaaaccagTTCTCTTAAATGCaaacaaaagaaagaaggaaatttTCCGGAAACAGGGGTAAATCCTTACATTTAATAAAGCCAAATTACAGTAGCGAGAGACCTTCATCAGAACCACTCTCCCTGCTCCAAGCAAGTTTTTGGCTTCTCAGAAAAATCTCAGTGACACCTCTTGGAGACTGGTAGAGATGGTCTGTTCACAATCCACTCTTCCAACATGCCAGGAGTTTCTCTCTTTTGTCCCCGTCTCCTCCTTATTTTACTGGTAGGAAAGATTTCTATTTTAAGAGCACACTTGCTCCTGTTTCTTTGCTTGAAAGGGAGGAATGTTGAACCCCAAGCCCATATGGAGCTAAAGCAAAATAATTCAACAACATTCATAACACAATGCAGAGTGGCTGCAGTCTGCACATGCAGTGCTTGTGTGAATTTGTGCAGAATTTGTATGCTCTGATAGCTCAGAGCTCTGAAATctctcttaaaaaacaaacaacctaaagattaaaacacaaaaccaaaccctAGGAATATCAAGATTTGTCTTGTCTTTCTTGATTTTGCTGGAGGTCCCCCTTTAAAAGAGGAAGAAATGGACTGGGAGCCTTTAATCTTATCTGATGTGGTACAGTATAGaatttttaacaaatatattttacCAAAGTGTTTGTTGGGCATTTGAATTAAACAGGTGTCAACAGAAATCAAGAGAGTGTTTTAAACAGGCTGAATAAAAATCCCTTCCCTTGCCAATTAATCAGGTTTATCTTCCTGGTACCTCTGACGTCATTTGTAACCATATGAGTTCTCCAGTCTTTCATGCTGTCCCGTAGGAAAAATACAGCAGATGAgagctgaatttctaatgtaaaaaacaagcagggaaaaacatttaaaaaatacctgTGGGCCTTCTGCATACATCATTAAGAAACAAAAAGGAtccaacatttttgttttcttttataggTCATTTTAAGACTGGCCAGCTCAGTTTGAACAATTCAGAGCCAATAAGTTATTTTGTACCAGTGAGAAACATCTCCATATGTGACTGTATTCTATATCTGTGATAACTGAAGAACTGTAATGAGCCTAATCACAGTGTCTACTGATGGGCAGCTTGGTTAATCTAAGCTGCTTCAGTTAGTGGCAGGTCCAAGACCCTCCCAATGCTTTCCTGATAAAATTGGGTAGATTTGAACTGAATTGTTTCTGTGCAGAAACagaaatagatataaactgtGAGCTAATTGCTTCAGATAGTCCCAAACCAGAATTTTGTTGCACAGAATTCCCTTAGAAATACAGAAATTGCCATTCTGGATGAGGCTAGTTGTCCATCTAAGCACCAAATGCTTCAAGATGAAGGTACAAAAATCCTCACAATGAACAGATATGGAATAACGAGCCCACAGTATAAGTTTCTTCTTAAGCATAATCAGTCAGTTGCTTATAGTCCATGTCTAATACTTTGAAGCATATAGGTTTATATTCTTTATTCATATATGTGCAAGTTTTTCTGAATCCTGCTGAATACTTGCACTTTAATATCTTGtgtaaatgagttccacaggttagccatacattctgtaaaacaattttaaaaaaatcagtttttaagtTTGTCGTCTTTTACATTTCATTGGACACTTCTTGTTCTGATATTATAAGACAATGTACGAATGTAATCCACCTTCTCTTTATAATGTTTATTATATATACCTCTATCATGGCTCCCTCTTCTTTTCCTTGTAAAGAAGACAGTcctaatcttttcaatctctttgtctCTCATCTTTATTCCTCACCTTTTGACCATCTTCTATTTCTGCTATAACTTTTTTAACCTGGGGCATCCAGAAACGAATAGTATGTCTTTATCTTGAGTATTATCAATTTAGAGTGGTGTTACAATATTTTCAGTAGTACTTTCTatcccagggatcggcaacctttggcccgcggcccgccagggtaagcctcCTGGTGgcccgggccggtttgtttacctgccgcgtccacaggttcggccgattgcagctcccactggccgcggtttgccactccaggccaatgggggctgcaggaagcggcgtgggccgagggatgtgctggctgccacttcccgcagcccccattggcctggagcagcaaaccgcagccagtgggagctgcgatcggccaaacctgcggatgcagcaggtaaacaaactggacTGGCCCGTTatggggcttaccctggtgggctgcgtgccaaaggttgccgatccctgttctacCCTATTCTTCATGAAACCTAACAATTGCTTTCTGGTCCACTGCTGGCCATTGAGCAGAGATTTTCAATGAGCTGTCCATGACACCCATGTCTTTCCCCGTGTGTTAATTTAGAAACCAGCAATGTGTATGAATAGATGCAATTAATCcttccaatgtacattaccttGCACTTGTTTTCTAACTGACATCCTTGTGTCCATTCATATACCTTCTCTAGTCTTGACTAGCTTTAGTAACTGTCTTACCTGAAAATTCTCATCCCATTGTCCTCCTTCTACAGATCCTTTATATATAAACCCGGGTCTTAGCTTGGATGGTAGGGACATCCAATTATGAATTTCTTGCTTTGCAATATACAGGAGCTAAAGGATTCTGAGTCAGTGAACACTCACCATTTCACTCCAACCAGTAAACAAATTCATCAGCTTTTTATTGGTCTGTATTACACAGAAAAAAGATCAGTTCATGTTGATTCACGAGTATAAAGTTGCTCTAGTTTCTTGATATAACTTCCACCTTTCCCAACTCAGGAGAAAGAAACAGTGAAGACGTTTCAGACACTTTTAAATTTGCGTTTTCCTCTTTGCAGTACCTGCCATGGTTGTGATACTATAAACTTAAATTAAGTTTCAATACAGTGGTTTCAAATGTGAAGCATCAACACACTGATGCAGCAAAATTCTCCGCAATAGTACAATAATTGCTTTTGCATTGCTTTAAACACTTCTCTACCCTCTCCATTCCATTGCCTTTAGAATAGTTTATTCCTTTTTGCCAGtctctccctttccttctgcTCCTCAGCAGCAGCTCACTCATTCTAGGCTCTCTCACTGGGGCTTGGGAGGAATAAGATCTGTGGAGGCTGAGTGCAGCTCTCATTACTAGGCCTATTCATTTTGAGAAAAATGCTTTGATCATAACCATGGCTTTGTATTCAGCTAGTCACTTACACAAGCAGTTTTTGTTAATTTTACGGCCAGTTCTCTGGTTTCCCAGCCGAAAGTCATTTCCCTGCTGGACACAGATTCTAAAATGAATCCTGTAGTTGGTGCTGGACTGACAGTGCTGAAGCCTTTACTTCTCTACTGAATAGCTGCAAAATGGACAGCTGCAGAGCAAGCTTCTCAACACAGACAGTCCCCTGCCAATGTATCTTAGCCCTGACCTACTAAGATGACTTAGAAGTGAGAGGGGAGTTCAGGATAGAGGGTACAGGTTCCGTTCAGTCCATGAGTTCTTTACTGAGACTGCCAAAAAGAAGCCGAGTTTCAATGGTCATGGTGATTTCTGTAATATGGACATTTATATATCGGGAAATGGACTAAGAGCCCAACTCATTTCATACAGACTAGATGTCATTACCAAACTAGGCTGCATTTGAACTGGGgatttagaggtgaaaggctctctTTCCTACTACCAATGTCCTGGGCATTCCAGGTCTCTGGTATGTATTTTTATTCTGGTTATCCAGAAGCACATTCTGCCATCACATTCAGCATAGTGTAACTGTCtttctctgtggggctgtgtgtGTAATAGGGGAGGATTTTATGAAGCTTGTGACTTCCTCTCCTTCTGGAGTAATCAGGAATGCAGCAACTCTGTCATCCCAATGATCGTggcttctatttcaactttttATGTTGCTCTATGAAAACAGGCAATTCATTTGGTCAGCTTCACTGTTCTGGTTTTGTGAGTTTCTTTGGAAATTGTGTGTCCTTCCTTTGGCCATCCAGAATGGCTCCTATTAGATGGTATCATAATCACATGAAAAAATCACCTCTGATTGTTCTTGTCTGATATTCCAGGACAAAGAAAATTCTCTCTCAGACTCTGAGATGGGAGATGATGAACAAGAGCTATCGCAGGAAATAAGAAAATTCGCAACTATTCAGTAGGTTCTATTGAAACCCCACTAATCTCCTTATTTCTTGATACACAAGGGAAGCTAGTTCTTTGGCTTTTTCTGCTCCAGCCTGTAAAACCTTCTCCAAGTGGGATTTGTCCTCCTGGAGCCTCTTAATTTCGTTCCCAATTGGCGCAAATTTCTGAATAACTGCCTCTGCCACTATCCCTTTGTAGTGTGCAGTGTCAAGACCAATACACTGGTGCACCACTTCCTTTATGCTGAGTCCTGTTACTGCAGCATGAATGGTCACCAGATTGGAGACACCAGGACGAGAGTCTGGGTCATAGGTCACCTCGGAGGTGAAGTCAGTCACAGCCTTGCGGAATTTCAGAACtatctcctctggactgtctgtGATATTGAGTGTGCCTAACTTCTGAGGGTCTGACTTGGACATCTTGGCTGTTGGATCCCTGAGAGACTTTATCTTCTTCGTTGTACCTAAAAAGACAAACAGATCATGGTTTTCTATTCATGCTTATTTGGCACTTTTCTTAGGAGAATACTACAGCCTATAGCAGGTTGCCCTGGCTGCTTGCCTTGCTTTAACAATTACTTTCTCAAGCATTACAAAATACACTCATCCTTAATCTTCATTCTCTCCCACCAAAAGCACCCCAGCCACTCTCCTTTCTCCCCATAATCACCCAAAGGACCTGAACCTAGTTCCCCTTTCTCCCCAGTTACCTACTGCTTCTGGGATGATTCCAGCCTGCTATGGCTCTATGCTGATTTCCCtaccaatccacctcctcctctagGTACCTGGTATTGGCGAGGGGAGTAACCCAGGAAGCACAAACTAGAAGTGTGTGAGGGATCGCCTAACATTGGGGAGCTGGGTCAGATCACACTCCAGGGTCCCAAAATGACCAGCCTCCTCACCATGAGAAGCTGCCCCACACAAGAAGCCCCTGAAACTCTCCTAGAGCTCCTTAGAAATTGTTCCCTCCCAGGTGTTATCTACCCAAAAACTAGGCAGAGGGAAAACATTGCTTAGATTTTGGCAGGGtgataggtgccttagaaataACTGAGACACATGCACGCATGCGAGACAGGATACCAGTACGATAAAGCACGTGGCAACATTCATCTAGTTACACCACTCCATTAATTCACAGTCTCTTCCCATTGTTACTATTATACACAAAACGCAGTGTGAGCCATTGAGCTAATGACTAGAATCGCATAGCACAGAATCACTGTTGCATAGACATCACAGTATTGGTGCTCAAACTGCTCACAAGACACTGCACCAAGGTTTGTAACACCCTGTATTCTCATGGGTGACCTCTCATTTTTAACTGGGGCTTTAAAGTGGAAAGAGGGCTACTAATGATATCCTGGCAGTGTAATCTTTTCTAAGGGGAgaactccctgcccctgggggctGCACATTCCTCTAGATTATGAGCTAATGCAAAGATACCACACTTTTTCTGTACTCAGCTGCTCATGTTTCCCGCCACATGTGCCATTTGCTCTACAGAAAGATTCAGAAATTTTTCATGGCCTTGTAATGCGAAAAATGCTTGAACACATTTTCCTCAAAATCTCCTAAGCTTTAGGCTGTGACCAAGAATGGAAAGTTTAGCACCAATGAAGAGCCTTCTTGAAATTTACAAGCATATGTTAAAGCACCTAGTGAACTTTTGGGTGCTATGGTAATGAATGTAATAAAACAGAAACTGCTTTGCAACTTCAATTACAGCATTTACTACAAGCAAACACTATAGCGTTATGCTGGTTGGTGGTCTCTCATTCAACGCCCTAATGGGCATCACAAATTGCTCCTTAATTGGCACCATCAAACATGCTCTCTCCTCATGAGACACCCATGCCTGCAAGAACAGACAGGGGCTGCAACCAAGCAGGATTGAAAGGCAGTAGCAGAGCATTGTGGGGggccccaggactggaatagcagataCTGTACACATTCCTTTCTGGGGGTTTTCAAAGCCCCATATTCATTCTTTTCTATTCATCTACTTTGCCATCAGTTTGCCCCCTTTCCAGTTGTTCCCACATAGATTCACCCTACCTGTAAGTCAAACCTCAACACTTAATAACTCACTGCACTCTAGTATTTAACCACACCTCTCCCTACTCACTTAAAATGGCTTTGGGCACAGGAAAGAAGTTTCCATATTTCTTGTTAAAGTGCTGTGCTATATCTCGAGCCAGTTCCAGGTGCAGGACTTGATCTTCTCCAACAGGAACATGTGTTGACCTTTTAATAAAAGACAGATACAGGAAACTCAGCAAAATTCTCTAGTTCTATTGAAATGTTACCTGAGACTGTCACAGCTCCTGCCATAGTTGAGGGCCAGATGGAGCCAAATGTTCAATCACAGCTAACTCGCTCTCTTCTGGGTGAACAAGATTCCAGACGGATCCTGTCTAATACGGTTCTGCTGTGTCTGATGGGAtgaaatgcagattcagcagcaAAAGAACAGCCTTTTACCAAAGTCTGAACGTAAATGGGAAATATACCAGAAAAAGTAACAATACTGGCACGTACACTAGTGTTCCGCAAGCATCTCCCACTTACCATAAGATTTCTACTACCCACTGTCTTCTATtcattcatggattttaaggaTAGAAGGGAccgttagatcatctagtctgatttcttGTATAAGATAGGTCATGCAAATTTATCCAGTTACTACTGTGTtgaagcccaataacttgtgtttggctaatgcatatcttccagaatggcatccagtcttgatttgaagactttaaGGGATGGAAAATCCATCACTTTCCCTTGTGTTTTTTTCCAATGATTAATCTgattaatgattaattttccaaTGATTTATCTCACTGTTAATCTGTGATTTTTTAGGTGAGATATAGACTTGAAATCATGTCCTCTTTTGTTTATTAAAGCTTCCACTGCACTTTTAAAGAGTTGGTGTATGATAAACCaagtcctggccaaattctaattTAATTCAAATTCTGCGTCTCTAAATACCCAGACAATTTCAATTCAATATGGT is a genomic window of Natator depressus isolate rNatDep1 chromosome 1, rNatDep2.hap1, whole genome shotgun sequence containing:
- the WARS2 gene encoding tryptophan--tRNA ligase, mitochondrial, which encodes MAAPRGVIRALHRGTLTQNSGMDRIFSGIQPTGKLHLGNYFGAIQNWVRLQEEYTSVLYSIVDLHALTIPQEPAVLRQSILDTTATLLACGINPEKCLLFQQSQVPEHAELGWILGCLTSMPRIQSFPQWKVKNAIQNSEGTVGLFTYPVLQAADILLYKSTHVPVGEDQVLHLELARDIAQHFNKKYGNFFPVPKAILSTTKKIKSLRDPTAKMSKSDPQKLGTLNITDSPEEIVLKFRKAVTDFTSEVTYDPDSRPGVSNLVTIHAAVTGLSIKEVVHQCIGLDTAHYKGIVAEAVIQKFAPIGNEIKRLQEDKSHLEKVLQAGAEKAKELASLVYQEIRRLVGFQ